Genomic DNA from Corallococcus macrosporus:
CTCCCGAACCGCGAAGCCGCAACGTCGCGTTGCCCAGGCTCAGCTCGTCTCCGGGCCGGATCTCCACCTCGCCCTTGATGCGCAGGCGGTTGACGAACGTGCCGTTCTGGCTGCCCAGGTCGCGCACGGTGAAGACATTCCCCCGCCGGGTCAGCTGCGCATGGCGCCGGCTGATGGACGCGTGCTGGAGCCGCAGGTCCGACGTCGATGACCGTCCCAGCGTGATGGAGCCCTGGTGCAGGGGCACGAGTTGGCCCGCACCAGGCCCCCGCTCCACGTAGACGAACGCGGGCGTCACGCCTGGATCCGAGTACTCCTTCGCCCAGTCGTACCGGGGCGACAGCTCCCGGTCGGACTTCGACCGCTCGCCCGGCCCCCGCCGCTTCAGCTTGCGCGGTCCCGCCGGGTACTGGGGCACGCGCTGCGGGCGCGGATCATCCGCCTGCAGGGGTGACACCTCGTCGTCGTCGAAGGGCAGCTCTTCCGGGTCGTCCGAAGACGCCTGCTGCCCGGGAGGGCGGGGAGGGCGCGGCGGACGCTTCGGATTCGGCGGAGCCATGCGGCGATTCTCCCTATCCGACGCTTCCAACGCCAAGTGCTGGCCTGTGTGGGACCCGGGATCCTAGAGTGTGTATCGCGTTGCGCAAGTGCCGCGCCCACCCTGTTCCCAAAGGAGGACCCTCCACCGTGGCCCCCCCATCCATCCGGCTCTTCAACACGATGTCCATGCAGAAGGAGCCGCTGGAGCCGCTCGTGCCCGGCGAGGTGAAGGTCTACGTCTGTGGGCCTACGGTCTACAGCTACATCCATATCGGGAACGCGCGCACCTTCACGTCGTTCGATGTGGTGGTCCGTTACCTGCGCTACCGGGGCTTCAAGGTGACGTACGTGCGCAACTTCACGGACGTCGACGACAAGATCATCAAGGCCGCGCACGAGACGGGCGAGGCGCCCGTGGCGCTGGCCTCACGCTTCGTGGAGGCCTTCCGCGAGGACGTCCACGCGCTGCACCTGCGCGAGCCGGACGTGTCCCCGCGCGTCAGTGAGACCATCCCGGAGATCGTCGCCCTCATCCAGACGCTCGTGGACAAGGGCTACGCCTATGAGGCGAAGGGCGACGTGTACTTCGAGGTCGACAAGGACGAGGACTACGCGAAGCTGTCCAAGCGCAACCTGGACGACCTGTGCCAGGGCGAGCGCGTGCAGCCCGGCGAACTCAAGCGCCAGCCCCTGGACTTCGCGCTGTGGAAGGCGGCGAAGCCCGGCGAGCCTTCGTGGGACAGCCCCTGGGGCAAGGGCCGGCCGGGCTGGCACATCGAGTGCTCCGCGATGAGCGAGAAGTTCCTGGGCCGCACGTTCGACATCCACGGCGGGGCGTTGGACCTCATCTTCCCCCACCACGAGAACGAGATCGCCCAGAGCGAGTCCGCCACCGGCCAGACGATGGCGAAGTACTGGATGCACTGCGGCTTCCTGGACCTCGAAGGCGCGAAGATGTCCAAGTCGCTGGGCAACGTGGTGCGCCTGCGCGACGCGCTCGGCAAGGTGGACGCGGAGGCCCTGCGCTTCTTCTTCCTCTCCACGCACTACCGCCACCCGCTCACCTTCGGAGAGAAGTCGCTCCAGGACGCCGAGGGGCGCATGGAGTACTTCTACGAAACGCTGCGCAAGGTGGACGAGCGCGTGACGGGCAAGGACTTCGCCAAGGGCCCGCTGCACGGCGACCCCTCCCGCTTCCTCACGGAGTTCGAGTCCGCCATGGACGACGACTTCAACACCGCGGGCGCCCTGGGCGCGCTGTCGGGCCTCTTCGGCCTGATGAACGAGCTCACCGACAAGCCGCCCGTGA
This window encodes:
- the cysS gene encoding cysteine--tRNA ligase gives rise to the protein MAPPSIRLFNTMSMQKEPLEPLVPGEVKVYVCGPTVYSYIHIGNARTFTSFDVVVRYLRYRGFKVTYVRNFTDVDDKIIKAAHETGEAPVALASRFVEAFREDVHALHLREPDVSPRVSETIPEIVALIQTLVDKGYAYEAKGDVYFEVDKDEDYAKLSKRNLDDLCQGERVQPGELKRQPLDFALWKAAKPGEPSWDSPWGKGRPGWHIECSAMSEKFLGRTFDIHGGALDLIFPHHENEIAQSESATGQTMAKYWMHCGFLDLEGAKMSKSLGNVVRLRDALGKVDAEALRFFFLSTHYRHPLTFGEKSLQDAEGRMEYFYETLRKVDERVTGKDFAKGPLHGDPSRFLTEFESAMDDDFNTAGALGALSGLFGLMNELTDKPPVKDKALVGRTLQALREQVREMSRVLGVFEDDPGAWLLRRRDRAVRERGIDVAEVERLLAERTAARAAKDFAKADEVRGALKALGVDIMDTPAGTSWKVAAPVA